Proteins encoded together in one Carassius auratus strain Wakin chromosome 32, ASM336829v1, whole genome shotgun sequence window:
- the LOC113052099 gene encoding serine/threonine-protein kinase MARK2-like isoform X3: MSTRPQGAGVIENSSSQTHTDAKGGGRSSVSRSRNVAPTVDESPHIGNYRLLKTIGKGNFAKVKLARHVLTSKEVAVKIIDKTQLNSSSLQKLYREVRLMKFLNHPNIVKLFEVIDTEKTLYLVMEYASGGEVFDYLVAHGRMKEKEARAKFRQIVSAVQYCHQKCIVHRDLKAENLLLDADMNIKIADFGFSNEFTMGNKLDTFCGSPPYAAPELFQGKKYDGPEVDVWSLGVILYTLVSGSLPFDGQNLKELRERVLRGKYRIPFYMSTDCENLLKKFLILNPTKRGSLEQQIMKDRWMNVGHEDDELKPYIEPQPDYKDPRRTDIMIQMGFSQEEIEESFVKQKYDEVMATYLLLDYRNSELDEGVNLSLKPRPGNDLTNSNGPSPPHMVQRSVSSTQKPVRRPTDQGSYSKRSQGENKHGVEDSGRKGSSSSTKVPPSPAISSERKKSSTPSANSILSTGTSRSRNSPVSERATLGVQNGKDSLNTPGSRASTASAGAVLSSSSSSSRTRHHKSLSTSAHPCPADLHSHRPSEQRAPGASPSAHNISSAAGTDRTNFPRGVPTRNTFHLGQQRGARDQQASPYHGAPASPSLSHGNSQQRRPGASGIFSRFTSKFVRRNISLRFPKSPYEGEGQEEGIRSMLSSAEKSEKTSVGPEDDNKDSSFSPEGVSSVKDQVKPRSLRFTWNMKTTSALEPSEMMKEIRKVLDANSCEYELREPFMLLCVAGSPVRDDFVQWEMEVCKLPRLSLNGVRFKRISGTSIAFKNIASKISNELKL; encoded by the exons ACCCACACTGATGCCAAAGGAGGAGGGCGTTCCAGTGTGTCACGTAGTCGGAATGTGGCACCGACTGTGGATGAAAGTCCCCACATAGGAAATTACAGACTGCTGAAGACCATCGGCAAGGGCAACTTTGCCAAGGTTAAACTGGCCCGACATGTCCTCACTTCTAAAGAG GTAGCAGTGAAAATCATAGACAAGACACAACTCAACTCTTCTAGTCTTCAGAAA CTCTACCGAGAAGTGAGACTCATGAAGTTTCTGAATCACCCAAACATTG TGAAGTTATTTGAGGTGATTGATACAGAGAAGACGCTGTATTTAGTAATGGAATATGCCAGTGGAG GCGAGGTTTTTGATTACCTTGTTGCTCATGGGAGGATGAAAGAAAAGGAAGCGCGTGCCAAATTTAGACAG aTTGTCTCAGCTGTGCAGTATTGCCATCAAAAGTGTATAGTACACAGAGATCTCAAG GCTGAGAATCTTTTACTGGATGCTGACATGAACATAAAGATCGCTGACTTTGGTTTTAGTAATGAGTTTACGATGGGAAATAAATTGGACACGTTTTGTGGGAGCCCACCGTATGCCGCCCCTGAACTCTTCCAGGGCAAAAAGTATGATGGTCCAGAGGTGGATGTGTGGAGTCTCGGGGTCATACTTTACACACTGGTCAGTGGCTCGCTGCCTTTCGATGGACAGAACCTGAAG GAGTTGCGAGAGCGTGTGTTAAGAGGGAAGTATAGGATTCCTTTCTACATGTCCACAGACTGTGAGAACCTGCTGAAGAAGTTTCTCATCCTCAATCCTACCAAGAGGGGAAGTTTGGAG CAGCAGATCATGAAGGATCGCTGGATGAATGTAGGTCATGAAGATGATGAGCTGAAGCCTTACATTGAGCCCCAACCCGACTACAAAGACCCCAGGAGAACAG ACATAATGATTCAGATGGGTTTCAGTCAAGAGGAAATAGAGGAATCTTTCGTCAAACAAAAATACGATGAAGTCATGGCAACCTACCTGCTGCTTGACTATAGGAATTCAGAG CTCGACGAGGGTGTCAACTTGTCGCTAAAGCCACGCCCAGGAAATGACCTCACTAACAGCAATGGCCCTTCTCCACCTCATATGGTACAGCGCAGTGTTTCATCCACTCAGAAACCTGTCAGAAGACCAACAGATCAGG GCTCATACTCGAAACGGTCTCAGGGAGAAAACAAGCATGGAGTGGAGGATTCTGGGAGGAAAGGTTCAAGTAGCTCTACCAAAGTTCCCCCCAGTCCAGCTATCTCCAGTGAACGCAAAAAGAGTTCCACTCCCTCTGCC AATAGTATCCTGTCCACGGGCACGAGCCGCAGCAGAAATTCCCCCGTATCTGAAAGAGCCACTCTGGGAGTGCAAAACGGCAAGGACAG cCTAAACACCCCCGGGTCCCGCGCCTCCACGGCCTCGGCCGGCGCCGTGctctcctcatcttcctcttcctcacgcACCCGCCATCACAAGTCCCTCTCCACCTCCGCCCATCCTTGCCCCGCAGACCTGCACTCACACCGGCCCAG TGAGCAGAGGGCACCTGGTGCATCCCCGTCAGCCCACAATATCAGCAGCGCAGCTGGGACAGACCGTACCAATTTCCCTAGAGGGGTGCCCACCCGCAACACCTTCCACCTCGGCCAGCAGCGGGGCGCACGGGACCAACAGGCTTCTCCTTACCATGGAGCCCCCGCCTCACCTTCCCTGTCCCACGGAAACAGCCAACAACGACGGCCTGGGGCTTCCGGCATCTTCAGCAGGTTCACCTCCAAGTTTGTGCGCAG aaataTCTCACTCAGATTCCCCAAAAG CCCCTATGAGGGAGAGGGTCAAGAGGAGGGGATCAG ATCTATGCTCAGCAGTGCAGAGAAGTCGGAGAAGACCAGCGTAGGGCCGGAAGACGACAACAAAGACTCTTCTTTCTCCCCGGAGGGCGTGTCCTCAGTTAAAGACCAGGTGAAGCCTCGCTCCCTCCGCTTCACCTGGAACATGAAGACCACATCTGCCTTGGAGCCCAGTGAGATGATGAAGGAGATTCGGAAGGTTCTTGACGCCAACAGCTGCGAGTACGAGCTGCGCGAGCCATTCATGCTACTGTGCGTGGCTGGTAGCCCCGTCCGTGACGACTTCGTCCAATGGGAGATGGAGGTGTGCAAGCTGCCCCGCCTCTCACTTAATGGTGTGCGCTTCAAGAGGATATCCGGAACGTCTATTGCCTTCAAAAACATCGCCTCCAAAATCTCCAATGAGCTGAAACTTTGA
- the LOC113052099 gene encoding serine/threonine-protein kinase MARK2-like isoform X4: MSTRPQGAGVIENSSSQTHTDAKGGGRSSVSRSRNVAPTVDESPHIGNYRLLKTIGKGNFAKVKLARHVLTSKEVAVKIIDKTQLNSSSLQKLYREVRLMKFLNHPNIVKLFEVIDTEKTLYLVMEYASGGEVFDYLVAHGRMKEKEARAKFRQIVSAVQYCHQKCIVHRDLKAENLLLDADMNIKIADFGFSNEFTMGNKLDTFCGSPPYAAPELFQGKKYDGPEVDVWSLGVILYTLVSGSLPFDGQNLKELRERVLRGKYRIPFYMSTDCENLLKKFLILNPTKRGSLEQQIMKDRWMNVGHEDDELKPYIEPQPDYKDPRRTDIMIQMGFSQEEIEESFVKQKYDEVMATYLLLDYRNSELDEGVNLSLKPRPGNDLTNSNGPSPPHMVQRSVSSTQKPVRRPTDQGSYSKRSQGENKHGVEDSGRKGSSSSTKVPPSPAISSERKKSSTPSANSILSTGTSRSRNSPVSERATLGVQNGKDSLNTPGSRASTASAGAVLSSSSSSSRTRHHKSLSTSAHPCPADLHSHRPSEQRAPGASPSAHNISSAAGTDRTNFPRGVPTRNTFHLGQQRGARDQQASPYHGAPASPSLSHGNSQQRRPGASGIFSRFTSKFVRRSPYEGEGQEEGIRSMLSSAEKSEKTSVGPEDDNKDSSFSPEGVSSVKDQVKPRSLRFTWNMKTTSALEPSEMMKEIRKVLDANSCEYELREPFMLLCVAGSPVRDDFVQWEMEVCKLPRLSLNGVRFKRISGTSIAFKNIASKISNELKL, encoded by the exons ACCCACACTGATGCCAAAGGAGGAGGGCGTTCCAGTGTGTCACGTAGTCGGAATGTGGCACCGACTGTGGATGAAAGTCCCCACATAGGAAATTACAGACTGCTGAAGACCATCGGCAAGGGCAACTTTGCCAAGGTTAAACTGGCCCGACATGTCCTCACTTCTAAAGAG GTAGCAGTGAAAATCATAGACAAGACACAACTCAACTCTTCTAGTCTTCAGAAA CTCTACCGAGAAGTGAGACTCATGAAGTTTCTGAATCACCCAAACATTG TGAAGTTATTTGAGGTGATTGATACAGAGAAGACGCTGTATTTAGTAATGGAATATGCCAGTGGAG GCGAGGTTTTTGATTACCTTGTTGCTCATGGGAGGATGAAAGAAAAGGAAGCGCGTGCCAAATTTAGACAG aTTGTCTCAGCTGTGCAGTATTGCCATCAAAAGTGTATAGTACACAGAGATCTCAAG GCTGAGAATCTTTTACTGGATGCTGACATGAACATAAAGATCGCTGACTTTGGTTTTAGTAATGAGTTTACGATGGGAAATAAATTGGACACGTTTTGTGGGAGCCCACCGTATGCCGCCCCTGAACTCTTCCAGGGCAAAAAGTATGATGGTCCAGAGGTGGATGTGTGGAGTCTCGGGGTCATACTTTACACACTGGTCAGTGGCTCGCTGCCTTTCGATGGACAGAACCTGAAG GAGTTGCGAGAGCGTGTGTTAAGAGGGAAGTATAGGATTCCTTTCTACATGTCCACAGACTGTGAGAACCTGCTGAAGAAGTTTCTCATCCTCAATCCTACCAAGAGGGGAAGTTTGGAG CAGCAGATCATGAAGGATCGCTGGATGAATGTAGGTCATGAAGATGATGAGCTGAAGCCTTACATTGAGCCCCAACCCGACTACAAAGACCCCAGGAGAACAG ACATAATGATTCAGATGGGTTTCAGTCAAGAGGAAATAGAGGAATCTTTCGTCAAACAAAAATACGATGAAGTCATGGCAACCTACCTGCTGCTTGACTATAGGAATTCAGAG CTCGACGAGGGTGTCAACTTGTCGCTAAAGCCACGCCCAGGAAATGACCTCACTAACAGCAATGGCCCTTCTCCACCTCATATGGTACAGCGCAGTGTTTCATCCACTCAGAAACCTGTCAGAAGACCAACAGATCAGG GCTCATACTCGAAACGGTCTCAGGGAGAAAACAAGCATGGAGTGGAGGATTCTGGGAGGAAAGGTTCAAGTAGCTCTACCAAAGTTCCCCCCAGTCCAGCTATCTCCAGTGAACGCAAAAAGAGTTCCACTCCCTCTGCC AATAGTATCCTGTCCACGGGCACGAGCCGCAGCAGAAATTCCCCCGTATCTGAAAGAGCCACTCTGGGAGTGCAAAACGGCAAGGACAG cCTAAACACCCCCGGGTCCCGCGCCTCCACGGCCTCGGCCGGCGCCGTGctctcctcatcttcctcttcctcacgcACCCGCCATCACAAGTCCCTCTCCACCTCCGCCCATCCTTGCCCCGCAGACCTGCACTCACACCGGCCCAG TGAGCAGAGGGCACCTGGTGCATCCCCGTCAGCCCACAATATCAGCAGCGCAGCTGGGACAGACCGTACCAATTTCCCTAGAGGGGTGCCCACCCGCAACACCTTCCACCTCGGCCAGCAGCGGGGCGCACGGGACCAACAGGCTTCTCCTTACCATGGAGCCCCCGCCTCACCTTCCCTGTCCCACGGAAACAGCCAACAACGACGGCCTGGGGCTTCCGGCATCTTCAGCAGGTTCACCTCCAAGTTTGTGCGCAG GAGCCCCTATGAGGGAGAGGGTCAAGAGGAGGGGATCAG ATCTATGCTCAGCAGTGCAGAGAAGTCGGAGAAGACCAGCGTAGGGCCGGAAGACGACAACAAAGACTCTTCTTTCTCCCCGGAGGGCGTGTCCTCAGTTAAAGACCAGGTGAAGCCTCGCTCCCTCCGCTTCACCTGGAACATGAAGACCACATCTGCCTTGGAGCCCAGTGAGATGATGAAGGAGATTCGGAAGGTTCTTGACGCCAACAGCTGCGAGTACGAGCTGCGCGAGCCATTCATGCTACTGTGCGTGGCTGGTAGCCCCGTCCGTGACGACTTCGTCCAATGGGAGATGGAGGTGTGCAAGCTGCCCCGCCTCTCACTTAATGGTGTGCGCTTCAAGAGGATATCCGGAACGTCTATTGCCTTCAAAAACATCGCCTCCAAAATCTCCAATGAGCTGAAACTTTGA
- the LOC113052099 gene encoding serine/threonine-protein kinase MARK2-like isoform X7, with the protein MSTRPQGAGVIENSSSQTHTDAKGGGRSSVSRSRNVAPTVDESPHIGNYRLLKTIGKGNFAKVKLARHVLTSKEVAVKIIDKTQLNSSSLQKLYREVRLMKFLNHPNIVKLFEVIDTEKTLYLVMEYASGGEVFDYLVAHGRMKEKEARAKFRQIVSAVQYCHQKCIVHRDLKAENLLLDADMNIKIADFGFSNEFTMGNKLDTFCGSPPYAAPELFQGKKYDGPEVDVWSLGVILYTLVSGSLPFDGQNLKELRERVLRGKYRIPFYMSTDCENLLKKFLILNPTKRGSLEQQIMKDRWMNVGHEDDELKPYIEPQPDYKDPRRTDIMIQMGFSQEEIEESFVKQKYDEVMATYLLLDYRNSELDEGVNLSLKPRPGNDLTNSNGPSPPHMVQRSVSSTQKPVRRPTDQGSYSKRSQGENKHGVEDSGRKGSSSSTKVPPSPAISSERKKSSTPSANSILSTGTSRSRNSPVSERATLGVQNGKDSLNTPGSRASTASAGAVLSSSSSSSRTRHHKSLSTSAHPCPADLHSHRPSEQRAPGASPSAHNISSAAGTDRTNFPRGVPTRNTFHLGQQRGARDQQASPYHGAPASPSLSHGNSQQRRPGASGIFSRFTSKFVRRSMLSSAEKSEKTSVGPEDDNKDSSFSPEGVSSVKDQVKPRSLRFTWNMKTTSALEPSEMMKEIRKVLDANSCEYELREPFMLLCVAGSPVRDDFVQWEMEVCKLPRLSLNGVRFKRISGTSIAFKNIASKISNELKL; encoded by the exons ACCCACACTGATGCCAAAGGAGGAGGGCGTTCCAGTGTGTCACGTAGTCGGAATGTGGCACCGACTGTGGATGAAAGTCCCCACATAGGAAATTACAGACTGCTGAAGACCATCGGCAAGGGCAACTTTGCCAAGGTTAAACTGGCCCGACATGTCCTCACTTCTAAAGAG GTAGCAGTGAAAATCATAGACAAGACACAACTCAACTCTTCTAGTCTTCAGAAA CTCTACCGAGAAGTGAGACTCATGAAGTTTCTGAATCACCCAAACATTG TGAAGTTATTTGAGGTGATTGATACAGAGAAGACGCTGTATTTAGTAATGGAATATGCCAGTGGAG GCGAGGTTTTTGATTACCTTGTTGCTCATGGGAGGATGAAAGAAAAGGAAGCGCGTGCCAAATTTAGACAG aTTGTCTCAGCTGTGCAGTATTGCCATCAAAAGTGTATAGTACACAGAGATCTCAAG GCTGAGAATCTTTTACTGGATGCTGACATGAACATAAAGATCGCTGACTTTGGTTTTAGTAATGAGTTTACGATGGGAAATAAATTGGACACGTTTTGTGGGAGCCCACCGTATGCCGCCCCTGAACTCTTCCAGGGCAAAAAGTATGATGGTCCAGAGGTGGATGTGTGGAGTCTCGGGGTCATACTTTACACACTGGTCAGTGGCTCGCTGCCTTTCGATGGACAGAACCTGAAG GAGTTGCGAGAGCGTGTGTTAAGAGGGAAGTATAGGATTCCTTTCTACATGTCCACAGACTGTGAGAACCTGCTGAAGAAGTTTCTCATCCTCAATCCTACCAAGAGGGGAAGTTTGGAG CAGCAGATCATGAAGGATCGCTGGATGAATGTAGGTCATGAAGATGATGAGCTGAAGCCTTACATTGAGCCCCAACCCGACTACAAAGACCCCAGGAGAACAG ACATAATGATTCAGATGGGTTTCAGTCAAGAGGAAATAGAGGAATCTTTCGTCAAACAAAAATACGATGAAGTCATGGCAACCTACCTGCTGCTTGACTATAGGAATTCAGAG CTCGACGAGGGTGTCAACTTGTCGCTAAAGCCACGCCCAGGAAATGACCTCACTAACAGCAATGGCCCTTCTCCACCTCATATGGTACAGCGCAGTGTTTCATCCACTCAGAAACCTGTCAGAAGACCAACAGATCAGG GCTCATACTCGAAACGGTCTCAGGGAGAAAACAAGCATGGAGTGGAGGATTCTGGGAGGAAAGGTTCAAGTAGCTCTACCAAAGTTCCCCCCAGTCCAGCTATCTCCAGTGAACGCAAAAAGAGTTCCACTCCCTCTGCC AATAGTATCCTGTCCACGGGCACGAGCCGCAGCAGAAATTCCCCCGTATCTGAAAGAGCCACTCTGGGAGTGCAAAACGGCAAGGACAG cCTAAACACCCCCGGGTCCCGCGCCTCCACGGCCTCGGCCGGCGCCGTGctctcctcatcttcctcttcctcacgcACCCGCCATCACAAGTCCCTCTCCACCTCCGCCCATCCTTGCCCCGCAGACCTGCACTCACACCGGCCCAG TGAGCAGAGGGCACCTGGTGCATCCCCGTCAGCCCACAATATCAGCAGCGCAGCTGGGACAGACCGTACCAATTTCCCTAGAGGGGTGCCCACCCGCAACACCTTCCACCTCGGCCAGCAGCGGGGCGCACGGGACCAACAGGCTTCTCCTTACCATGGAGCCCCCGCCTCACCTTCCCTGTCCCACGGAAACAGCCAACAACGACGGCCTGGGGCTTCCGGCATCTTCAGCAGGTTCACCTCCAAGTTTGTGCGCAG ATCTATGCTCAGCAGTGCAGAGAAGTCGGAGAAGACCAGCGTAGGGCCGGAAGACGACAACAAAGACTCTTCTTTCTCCCCGGAGGGCGTGTCCTCAGTTAAAGACCAGGTGAAGCCTCGCTCCCTCCGCTTCACCTGGAACATGAAGACCACATCTGCCTTGGAGCCCAGTGAGATGATGAAGGAGATTCGGAAGGTTCTTGACGCCAACAGCTGCGAGTACGAGCTGCGCGAGCCATTCATGCTACTGTGCGTGGCTGGTAGCCCCGTCCGTGACGACTTCGTCCAATGGGAGATGGAGGTGTGCAAGCTGCCCCGCCTCTCACTTAATGGTGTGCGCTTCAAGAGGATATCCGGAACGTCTATTGCCTTCAAAAACATCGCCTCCAAAATCTCCAATGAGCTGAAACTTTGA
- the LOC113052099 gene encoding serine/threonine-protein kinase MARK2-like isoform X5, which yields MSTRPQGAGVIENSSSQTHTDAKGGGRSSVSRSRNVAPTVDESPHIGNYRLLKTIGKGNFAKVKLARHVLTSKEVAVKIIDKTQLNSSSLQKLYREVRLMKFLNHPNIVKLFEVIDTEKTLYLVMEYASGGEVFDYLVAHGRMKEKEARAKFRQIVSAVQYCHQKCIVHRDLKAENLLLDADMNIKIADFGFSNEFTMGNKLDTFCGSPPYAAPELFQGKKYDGPEVDVWSLGVILYTLVSGSLPFDGQNLKELRERVLRGKYRIPFYMSTDCENLLKKFLILNPTKRGSLEQQIMKDRWMNVGHEDDELKPYIEPQPDYKDPRRTDIMIQMGFSQEEIEESFVKQKYDEVMATYLLLDYRNSELDEGVNLSLKPRPGNDLTNSNGPSPPHMVQRSVSSTQKPVRRPTDQGSYSKRSQGENKHGVEDSGRKGSSSSTKVPPSPAISSERKKSSTPSANSILSTGTSRSRNSPVSERATLGVQNGKDSLNTPGSRASTASAGAVLSSSSSSSRTRHHKSLSTSAHPCPADLHSHRPSEQRAPGASPSAHNISSAAGTDRTNFPRGVPTRNTFHLGQQRGARDQQASPYHGAPASPSLSHGNSQQRRPGASGIFSRFTSKFVRSPYEGEGQEEGIRSMLSSAEKSEKTSVGPEDDNKDSSFSPEGVSSVKDQVKPRSLRFTWNMKTTSALEPSEMMKEIRKVLDANSCEYELREPFMLLCVAGSPVRDDFVQWEMEVCKLPRLSLNGVRFKRISGTSIAFKNIASKISNELKL from the exons ACCCACACTGATGCCAAAGGAGGAGGGCGTTCCAGTGTGTCACGTAGTCGGAATGTGGCACCGACTGTGGATGAAAGTCCCCACATAGGAAATTACAGACTGCTGAAGACCATCGGCAAGGGCAACTTTGCCAAGGTTAAACTGGCCCGACATGTCCTCACTTCTAAAGAG GTAGCAGTGAAAATCATAGACAAGACACAACTCAACTCTTCTAGTCTTCAGAAA CTCTACCGAGAAGTGAGACTCATGAAGTTTCTGAATCACCCAAACATTG TGAAGTTATTTGAGGTGATTGATACAGAGAAGACGCTGTATTTAGTAATGGAATATGCCAGTGGAG GCGAGGTTTTTGATTACCTTGTTGCTCATGGGAGGATGAAAGAAAAGGAAGCGCGTGCCAAATTTAGACAG aTTGTCTCAGCTGTGCAGTATTGCCATCAAAAGTGTATAGTACACAGAGATCTCAAG GCTGAGAATCTTTTACTGGATGCTGACATGAACATAAAGATCGCTGACTTTGGTTTTAGTAATGAGTTTACGATGGGAAATAAATTGGACACGTTTTGTGGGAGCCCACCGTATGCCGCCCCTGAACTCTTCCAGGGCAAAAAGTATGATGGTCCAGAGGTGGATGTGTGGAGTCTCGGGGTCATACTTTACACACTGGTCAGTGGCTCGCTGCCTTTCGATGGACAGAACCTGAAG GAGTTGCGAGAGCGTGTGTTAAGAGGGAAGTATAGGATTCCTTTCTACATGTCCACAGACTGTGAGAACCTGCTGAAGAAGTTTCTCATCCTCAATCCTACCAAGAGGGGAAGTTTGGAG CAGCAGATCATGAAGGATCGCTGGATGAATGTAGGTCATGAAGATGATGAGCTGAAGCCTTACATTGAGCCCCAACCCGACTACAAAGACCCCAGGAGAACAG ACATAATGATTCAGATGGGTTTCAGTCAAGAGGAAATAGAGGAATCTTTCGTCAAACAAAAATACGATGAAGTCATGGCAACCTACCTGCTGCTTGACTATAGGAATTCAGAG CTCGACGAGGGTGTCAACTTGTCGCTAAAGCCACGCCCAGGAAATGACCTCACTAACAGCAATGGCCCTTCTCCACCTCATATGGTACAGCGCAGTGTTTCATCCACTCAGAAACCTGTCAGAAGACCAACAGATCAGG GCTCATACTCGAAACGGTCTCAGGGAGAAAACAAGCATGGAGTGGAGGATTCTGGGAGGAAAGGTTCAAGTAGCTCTACCAAAGTTCCCCCCAGTCCAGCTATCTCCAGTGAACGCAAAAAGAGTTCCACTCCCTCTGCC AATAGTATCCTGTCCACGGGCACGAGCCGCAGCAGAAATTCCCCCGTATCTGAAAGAGCCACTCTGGGAGTGCAAAACGGCAAGGACAG cCTAAACACCCCCGGGTCCCGCGCCTCCACGGCCTCGGCCGGCGCCGTGctctcctcatcttcctcttcctcacgcACCCGCCATCACAAGTCCCTCTCCACCTCCGCCCATCCTTGCCCCGCAGACCTGCACTCACACCGGCCCAG TGAGCAGAGGGCACCTGGTGCATCCCCGTCAGCCCACAATATCAGCAGCGCAGCTGGGACAGACCGTACCAATTTCCCTAGAGGGGTGCCCACCCGCAACACCTTCCACCTCGGCCAGCAGCGGGGCGCACGGGACCAACAGGCTTCTCCTTACCATGGAGCCCCCGCCTCACCTTCCCTGTCCCACGGAAACAGCCAACAACGACGGCCTGGGGCTTCCGGCATCTTCAGCAGGTTCACCTCCAAGTTTGTGCGCAG CCCCTATGAGGGAGAGGGTCAAGAGGAGGGGATCAG ATCTATGCTCAGCAGTGCAGAGAAGTCGGAGAAGACCAGCGTAGGGCCGGAAGACGACAACAAAGACTCTTCTTTCTCCCCGGAGGGCGTGTCCTCAGTTAAAGACCAGGTGAAGCCTCGCTCCCTCCGCTTCACCTGGAACATGAAGACCACATCTGCCTTGGAGCCCAGTGAGATGATGAAGGAGATTCGGAAGGTTCTTGACGCCAACAGCTGCGAGTACGAGCTGCGCGAGCCATTCATGCTACTGTGCGTGGCTGGTAGCCCCGTCCGTGACGACTTCGTCCAATGGGAGATGGAGGTGTGCAAGCTGCCCCGCCTCTCACTTAATGGTGTGCGCTTCAAGAGGATATCCGGAACGTCTATTGCCTTCAAAAACATCGCCTCCAAAATCTCCAATGAGCTGAAACTTTGA